One genomic region from Paramicrobacterium agarici encodes:
- a CDS encoding PucR family transcriptional regulator, which produces MTVTVRRLLARTDLGLRLLSPLPDRAAPAVHPLDQPITWVAGTDLDDPTPFLTEGNVVLTTGRQFGDAIDADGYVSRLAAFGIRAIGFASGVIRDVPAELVDACEREAMPLFDVPYRTPFIAITRYVADLVTAEAHGRSVWAADAQRTISGAALRDNGLRSSVVELSRQLDRPVTLFDATGDALHAAPAPLDVHADVRRLLERGIPAAAPTDDGILLQTIGRGGELRGVLAVAGPLDHPAQSVVAGVVALAVMALEQRRSLAEASLALRNGAWHCLQDDNLALARHLAGHELPAGDIVVALIAPAAADRVPPDDASRASSPLGAILADPALDGLFTAREGSRIAVLLPAGDESSRDAPVTRDLAVRHGIHIGLSSPATIETVSRAATQAELALSRAAQTGGVARFDEVADAGFDAVLDTEAARSIAYALLRPIAEHDAAHRTALTTSLRTWLEHNGAWDPAASALSIHRHTLRKHILKIAELTGRDLSTARVRAELILALESTQ; this is translated from the coding sequence ATGACCGTCACCGTCCGCCGGCTCCTCGCGCGCACAGACCTCGGGCTTCGCCTGCTCTCACCGCTGCCCGACCGCGCGGCACCGGCCGTGCACCCGCTCGACCAGCCCATCACCTGGGTCGCGGGCACCGATCTCGACGACCCGACGCCGTTTCTCACTGAGGGGAATGTCGTGCTCACGACCGGGAGACAGTTCGGTGACGCGATCGACGCCGACGGTTACGTATCGCGGCTCGCTGCCTTCGGCATCCGTGCGATCGGCTTCGCCTCTGGAGTGATTCGCGATGTTCCGGCAGAGCTCGTCGACGCCTGCGAACGCGAGGCGATGCCACTCTTCGACGTTCCCTACCGCACGCCGTTCATCGCGATCACGCGCTACGTTGCCGACCTCGTGACCGCCGAGGCACACGGTCGCAGCGTGTGGGCAGCCGACGCTCAGCGCACAATCTCCGGCGCTGCGCTGCGCGATAACGGGCTGCGCTCCAGCGTCGTCGAGCTCTCGCGGCAGCTCGATCGACCGGTGACACTCTTCGACGCCACGGGCGACGCGCTTCACGCAGCGCCGGCTCCGCTCGATGTTCACGCAGACGTACGACGACTGCTCGAACGGGGCATTCCCGCAGCCGCTCCGACCGACGACGGGATTCTGCTGCAGACGATCGGCCGCGGGGGCGAGCTGCGGGGAGTGCTCGCTGTTGCGGGCCCACTCGATCATCCGGCACAGAGCGTCGTCGCCGGCGTCGTCGCGCTCGCGGTCATGGCGCTCGAACAGCGCCGCTCGCTCGCCGAGGCGTCTCTCGCGCTGCGCAACGGGGCATGGCACTGTCTCCAAGACGACAACCTCGCGCTTGCTCGGCACCTCGCGGGACACGAGCTTCCCGCCGGAGACATCGTGGTGGCTCTCATCGCGCCAGCTGCTGCCGATCGCGTTCCCCCCGACGATGCCTCACGCGCCTCGAGCCCGCTCGGCGCTATCCTCGCGGATCCCGCCCTCGACGGCCTGTTCACCGCGCGCGAGGGATCGCGCATTGCGGTACTGCTCCCCGCGGGCGACGAATCGTCGCGAGATGCACCGGTAACGCGCGACCTCGCCGTTCGCCACGGCATCCACATCGGCCTGTCGTCCCCCGCGACCATCGAGACCGTGTCGCGAGCGGCAACGCAAGCAGAACTCGCGCTGTCACGGGCGGCGCAGACGGGCGGAGTTGCTCGCTTCGATGAGGTGGCGGATGCTGGCTTCGACGCCGTTCTCGACACCGAGGCCGCCCGCTCGATCGCTTATGCGCTGCTCCGCCCGATCGCGGAGCACGATGCCGCCCACAGAACAGCGCTCACCACGTCGCTGCGCACCTGGCTCGAGCACAACGGCGCCTGGGATCCCGCGGCGTCAGCCCTCAGCATCCATCGGCATACCCTGCGCAAGCACATTCTGAAGATCGCCGAGCTGACCGGACGGGACCTCTCGACGGCGCGCGTGCGTGCCGAGCTCATACTGGCGCTCGAGAGCACCCAGTAA
- a CDS encoding demethylmenaquinone methyltransferase: MSKKADLAKQPEQVSAMFDEVAERYDITNDVLSFGNDRLWRIALRRAVDPRPGDRVLDLAAGTGTSSAALAATGATVVAADFSPGMIAEGRRRFGHLPNIDFVEADATNLPFGDDEFDAVTISFGLRNVVDPKKALAEMLRVTKPGGRLVVCEFSTPPAAAVRSAYNLYIAKIMPLIVRLVSSNSEAYTYLNDSIRAWPNQKGLARWLREAGWGNVEYRNLTAGIAAMHRAFKPGR, translated from the coding sequence ATGAGCAAGAAGGCGGATCTCGCGAAGCAGCCCGAGCAGGTGTCGGCCATGTTCGACGAGGTCGCCGAACGCTACGACATCACGAACGATGTTCTGTCCTTCGGAAATGACAGGCTGTGGCGCATCGCGCTCCGCCGTGCCGTCGACCCGCGCCCGGGCGATCGCGTCCTCGATCTCGCCGCCGGAACGGGAACCTCGAGTGCCGCGCTCGCCGCGACCGGTGCCACGGTCGTCGCGGCGGACTTCTCGCCCGGCATGATCGCCGAGGGCCGACGCCGTTTCGGGCACCTGCCCAACATCGACTTCGTCGAGGCCGACGCCACGAATCTGCCGTTCGGCGACGACGAGTTCGACGCGGTGACGATCTCGTTCGGGCTGCGCAACGTTGTCGACCCCAAGAAGGCGCTCGCCGAGATGCTGCGCGTCACCAAGCCGGGCGGGCGCCTCGTCGTGTGCGAGTTCTCGACGCCGCCAGCGGCCGCCGTGCGCAGCGCGTACAACCTCTACATCGCCAAGATCATGCCGCTCATCGTTCGGCTCGTCAGCTCGAACTCCGAGGCGTACACCTACCTCAACGACTCGATCCGCGCCTGGCCCAACCAGAAGGGCCTCGCCCGATGGCTGCGCGAGGCAGGCTGGGGCAACGTCGAGTACCGCAACCTCACGGCGGGCATCGCCGCGATGCACCGTGCGTTCAAGCCCGGTAGGTAG
- a CDS encoding isochorismate synthase, with protein MTTPDTPRLVVDTTPVGDVSLLIPHTSQSEPLVWLRKGAGMIGIGEAVRLEFSGPDRMTEAAAAWRRLAASAHVSDRVGVPGTGLIAFGAFAFSALSTTTSVLVVPRTVIGRRGGRHWVTHVRLEGEELNTGHGGMTDAAEAAIADAMPVGEAFAVEFLDGQESPESYKLHVAEGVRRIRAGELDKVVLARDLVGTVPEGADLRRFVTDLAQGYPDCWTYAVDGLIGSSPETLVSVTEGAVTARVLAGTTGRGDGPDADEQAAVALATSQKDNDEHEFAVQSVVRSLESHTSHLAASEVPFTLKLPNLWHLATDVDGVLSDGASSLDLVSALHPTAAVAGAPTPDAVALIDDLEPFDRGRYAGPVGWVGADGDGEWAIALRCAQVDGDALTAYAGCGVVADSVPENELTETRIKFRPVVDSLEG; from the coding sequence GTGACCACCCCCGACACGCCGCGGCTTGTCGTCGACACCACCCCCGTCGGCGATGTGTCGCTTCTCATCCCCCACACCTCACAGAGCGAACCGCTCGTCTGGCTGCGCAAGGGCGCAGGAATGATCGGAATCGGCGAGGCCGTGCGCCTGGAGTTCTCCGGGCCAGACCGCATGACCGAGGCCGCCGCAGCATGGCGTCGCCTTGCGGCATCCGCTCATGTCTCCGATCGCGTCGGTGTCCCCGGAACCGGGCTCATCGCGTTCGGCGCGTTCGCGTTCTCGGCGCTGTCGACGACGACGAGCGTGCTTGTCGTGCCGCGCACCGTCATCGGGCGCCGCGGCGGACGCCACTGGGTGACGCACGTGCGCCTCGAGGGCGAGGAGCTCAACACGGGACACGGGGGAATGACGGATGCTGCCGAGGCAGCGATCGCCGACGCGATGCCCGTCGGCGAGGCGTTCGCCGTAGAGTTTCTCGACGGCCAGGAGTCTCCCGAGTCGTACAAGCTGCATGTCGCGGAGGGCGTTCGTCGCATTCGCGCGGGCGAGCTCGACAAGGTCGTTCTGGCGCGGGACCTCGTCGGAACGGTTCCCGAGGGCGCCGATCTGCGCCGTTTCGTCACAGACCTCGCGCAGGGGTACCCCGACTGCTGGACGTATGCGGTCGACGGCCTGATCGGCTCAAGCCCCGAGACGCTCGTGAGCGTGACCGAGGGCGCGGTGACGGCGCGCGTTCTGGCGGGCACCACGGGGCGCGGAGACGGCCCGGATGCTGACGAGCAGGCCGCCGTCGCCCTCGCGACATCGCAGAAAGACAACGACGAGCACGAGTTCGCCGTGCAGAGCGTCGTGCGCTCGCTCGAATCGCACACGTCGCACCTGGCGGCGAGCGAAGTGCCGTTCACCCTCAAGCTGCCGAACCTCTGGCATCTCGCGACGGACGTCGACGGTGTTCTCAGCGACGGCGCATCGTCGCTCGACCTCGTCTCGGCACTGCACCCGACGGCGGCGGTCGCCGGGGCGCCGACCCCAGACGCTGTCGCCCTCATCGACGACCTCGAGCCGTTCGACCGCGGGCGCTATGCCGGACCGGTGGGCTGGGTAGGCGCTGACGGCGACGGCGAGTGGGCGATCGCGCTGCGGTGCGCGCAAGTGGACGGCGACGCACTCACGGCGTATGCGGGGTGCGGCGTCGTTGCCGATTCCGTTCCCGAGAACGAGCTCACCGAGACGCGCATCAAGTTTCGGCCCGTTGTCGACTCGCTCGAGGGCTGA
- a CDS encoding NAD(P)-dependent alcohol dehydrogenase, producing the protein MRATMAYGTRNGESLTAVRIERRDLRPTDVAIEITYCGVCHSDLHALREHGRSGPADLLVPGHEFVGTVSAIGAAVRTFAIGDPVAVGNIVDSCGTCDMCRRGQENFCEEFPTTTYGGQDRRDGTTTLGGYSRDTVVDERFVYHRPEQLEAASVAPLMCAGITVWEPLRQWNIGRGSSVGVAGLGGLGHLAVKLARALGATVTVFTTSPRKAEDARALGAAEVIVSTDTEALSAVRNHFDLVIDTISAPHTVEPYLSTVALDGALCLVGHLGETNVDVLSLLIGRKSLTSAGSGGRVHTQELLDFCGEHGITADVEVLPSREVNVALGRLARNDVRYRFVLDMADLDRA; encoded by the coding sequence ATGCGAGCGACAATGGCCTACGGAACGCGAAACGGAGAGAGCCTCACTGCGGTGCGCATCGAGCGACGTGACCTGCGGCCGACGGACGTCGCGATTGAGATCACGTACTGCGGTGTCTGCCACTCCGACCTGCATGCTCTTCGCGAGCACGGCCGCAGCGGCCCTGCGGATCTGCTCGTTCCCGGGCACGAGTTCGTGGGAACCGTGAGTGCGATCGGAGCGGCTGTCAGAACGTTCGCGATCGGAGACCCGGTCGCTGTCGGCAACATCGTCGACTCGTGTGGCACGTGCGACATGTGTCGACGAGGACAAGAGAACTTCTGCGAGGAGTTTCCGACCACCACCTACGGAGGCCAGGACCGCCGCGACGGCACGACGACCCTCGGCGGCTACTCACGCGACACCGTTGTCGACGAGCGCTTCGTGTACCACCGCCCCGAGCAGCTCGAGGCGGCAAGCGTCGCTCCGCTGATGTGCGCCGGAATCACCGTGTGGGAGCCGCTGCGCCAGTGGAACATCGGCCGTGGCAGCAGCGTCGGGGTCGCGGGTCTCGGCGGCTTGGGGCACCTTGCCGTGAAGCTCGCTCGCGCTCTCGGTGCCACCGTCACCGTCTTCACGACATCGCCGCGAAAAGCCGAGGACGCACGGGCGCTTGGCGCGGCCGAGGTCATCGTGTCAACGGATACCGAGGCGCTCTCTGCCGTCCGGAACCACTTCGACCTGGTCATCGATACGATTTCGGCGCCGCACACTGTCGAGCCTTATCTCTCGACGGTCGCGCTCGATGGAGCACTGTGCCTTGTCGGGCACCTCGGCGAGACGAACGTCGACGTGCTCTCGTTGCTCATCGGCCGCAAGAGCCTGACGTCGGCGGGAAGCGGCGGCCGCGTCCACACACAGGAACTGCTGGATTTCTGCGGCGAGCACGGCATCACCGCTGACGTCGAGGTACTTCCGTCTCGCGAGGTCAACGTCGCGCTCGGTCGCCTCGCACGCAACGACGTGCGGTATCGCTTCGTTCTCGATATGGCAGACCTCGATCGCGCCTGA
- a CDS encoding polyprenyl synthetase family protein → MMMSPSMRHVVNAIDEGLVEIERQLIGDLEFTDSVADAAGRYLLEAGGKRVRPMLILLAAQLGDGNTQDVYDAAKAIEITHLASLYHDDVMDHADRRRGVPSAHTVWGNSVAILTGDLLFARASQLMANLGERAIRLQADTFERLVLGQLHETVGPENGEDEEQHYIQVLADKTGSLISTAARAGALFAHAPDSVQEALREYGEKIGVAFQLVDDVIDLSPQPDQTGKVPGTDLRQGVATLPMIYLRQSAKTDAADADLLRRIEDESGDVEAAASESFLTAVADLYAHPVTERTRAEAKKWAAEAIATLDDLPEGPVRDALTRFGRKLADRDR, encoded by the coding sequence ATGATGATGAGCCCATCGATGCGTCACGTCGTCAACGCCATCGACGAGGGGCTCGTCGAGATCGAGCGGCAGCTGATCGGCGATCTCGAGTTCACCGACTCAGTGGCGGATGCTGCAGGCCGCTACCTTCTCGAAGCGGGCGGCAAGCGTGTGCGTCCCATGCTCATTCTGCTCGCCGCGCAGCTGGGCGACGGTAACACGCAAGACGTCTACGACGCCGCGAAGGCCATTGAGATCACGCACCTCGCGTCGCTGTACCACGACGACGTCATGGACCACGCCGACCGCCGCCGCGGGGTGCCGAGCGCGCACACCGTGTGGGGAAACTCGGTAGCGATTCTCACGGGTGATCTGCTGTTCGCCCGCGCGAGCCAGCTCATGGCGAACCTCGGCGAGCGGGCGATTCGCCTGCAGGCCGACACGTTCGAGCGCCTGGTTCTCGGCCAGCTGCACGAGACCGTCGGTCCCGAGAACGGCGAAGACGAAGAGCAGCACTACATTCAGGTGCTCGCCGACAAGACCGGGTCGCTCATCTCGACGGCGGCGCGCGCTGGAGCCCTGTTCGCGCACGCGCCCGACAGTGTGCAAGAGGCGCTGCGGGAGTACGGAGAGAAGATCGGCGTCGCGTTCCAGCTCGTCGACGACGTCATCGATCTCTCGCCTCAGCCCGATCAGACGGGCAAGGTTCCCGGCACCGACCTTCGCCAGGGCGTCGCAACCCTGCCCATGATCTACTTGCGGCAGAGTGCGAAGACGGATGCTGCTGACGCAGACCTGCTGCGCCGCATCGAGGACGAGTCGGGCGACGTCGAGGCGGCAGCATCCGAGTCCTTCCTCACTGCTGTTGCAGATCTCTATGCTCACCCGGTCACCGAGCGAACCCGCGCCGAGGCGAAGAAGTGGGCCGCCGAGGCAATCGCGACTCTCGATGACCTTCCGGAGGGGCCCGTGCGCGACGCCCTGACCCGGTTCGGCCGCAAGCTGGCCGACAGAGACAGATAA
- a CDS encoding FAD-dependent oxidoreductase, translated as MTKLRLAVVGAGPAGIYASDILLKAERKFEVSIDLFEQLPAPYGLVRYGVAPDHPRIKGIINALRDVLDRGDIRIFGNVRYGEDVTLDDLKRHYNAVIFATGAIRDHSLDIPGIDLTGSYGAADFVNWYDGHPDVPREWPLDKSSVGVIGNGNVALDVSRLLAKHADDLLPTEISDNVYEGLQASQVTDVHVFGRRGPAQVKFTPLELRELGELNDVDMILYDEDFDYDEASKQAIASNKQVMVIDRVLQKWRERETGQASRRLHLHFYAKPIEVVDDGNGNVAAFRYERTRPDGEGGVEGTGEIREVAIGQLYRAIGYFGSPLDGIPFDKKLGVIPNHEGRVLDRKTNEQVHGVYATGWIKRGPIGLIGHTKSDAMETVSHIINDQGSWWSPEQPEEQAIVDLLNERGVEYTDLEGWHNLDAHEIALGEPHERARIKVVPRDEMVRISRGE; from the coding sequence GTGACAAAGCTGAGACTTGCCGTGGTCGGAGCCGGCCCGGCCGGAATCTACGCGTCGGACATTCTGCTGAAAGCCGAGCGCAAGTTTGAAGTGTCGATCGATCTGTTCGAGCAGCTTCCGGCACCGTACGGACTCGTTCGCTACGGCGTCGCCCCCGACCACCCGCGCATCAAGGGCATCATCAATGCTCTGCGCGATGTGCTTGACCGCGGCGACATTCGCATCTTCGGCAACGTGCGCTACGGCGAAGACGTGACGCTCGACGACCTCAAGAGGCACTACAACGCAGTGATCTTCGCCACGGGGGCGATTCGCGACCACAGCCTCGACATCCCCGGCATCGACCTCACCGGATCGTACGGCGCAGCGGACTTCGTCAACTGGTACGACGGCCACCCCGATGTGCCGAGGGAGTGGCCCCTCGACAAGAGCTCTGTTGGGGTGATCGGAAACGGCAACGTCGCGCTCGACGTCTCGCGCCTGCTCGCCAAGCACGCAGACGATCTGCTGCCCACGGAGATCTCCGACAACGTGTATGAGGGACTGCAGGCGTCGCAGGTCACCGATGTGCACGTCTTCGGCCGACGCGGCCCTGCGCAGGTGAAGTTCACGCCGCTCGAGCTGCGGGAGCTGGGCGAGCTGAACGACGTCGACATGATTCTGTACGACGAGGACTTCGATTACGACGAGGCCTCGAAGCAGGCGATCGCAAGCAACAAGCAGGTCATGGTCATCGACCGCGTGCTGCAGAAGTGGCGCGAGCGCGAGACGGGGCAGGCCTCGCGACGCCTGCACCTGCACTTCTACGCGAAGCCGATTGAGGTCGTCGACGACGGCAATGGCAACGTTGCGGCGTTCCGGTATGAGCGCACGCGCCCCGATGGCGAGGGCGGTGTTGAGGGAACGGGTGAGATCCGCGAGGTGGCGATCGGGCAGTTGTACCGCGCCATCGGCTACTTCGGGTCGCCGCTCGACGGCATTCCGTTCGACAAGAAGCTCGGGGTGATTCCCAACCACGAAGGCCGTGTTCTCGATCGCAAGACGAATGAGCAAGTGCACGGGGTCTACGCGACGGGGTGGATCAAGCGTGGCCCCATCGGGCTCATTGGTCACACGAAGTCAGACGCCATGGAGACGGTCTCGCACATTATCAATGATCAGGGCAGCTGGTGGAGTCCCGAGCAGCCCGAGGAGCAGGCGATCGTCGATCTGCTCAACGAGCGCGGCGTCGAGTACACCGATCTCGAGGGATGGCACAATCTCGACGCACATGAGATCGCGTTGGGTGAGCCGCACGAGCGTGCCCGCATCAAGGTCGTGCCGCGCGATGAGATGGTGCGCATCTCCCGCGGCGAGTAG
- the menD gene encoding 2-succinyl-5-enolpyruvyl-6-hydroxy-3-cyclohexene-1-carboxylic-acid synthase, with protein sequence MPDEPSVSDEGRSEPNAAGDSILASNQAPATTYALALLNALAQHGLTDVVVCPGSRSQALALAAAALEQAEVLRVHVRIDERSAAFFALGLGVESGHAAAVVTTSGSAVAHLHPAVLEAHHSGVPLLLVTADRPEELRGIRSNQTTVQPGIFGGAVRFERDVAAPVGTPHEIERAAALAREAMRAANGRGVAGSGPVHLNVAFREPLSSSLSETDVAEELADATGADSRAVFGGVSTDDATQSGTRTPEAEAPRPSTSARFERPSVTLDRGPRTVVIAGHGAGPAAEELAHAGSWPLIAEVTSGARFGRNLVVPYRELLRDVRLGGRIERAVVFGHPTLSREVPALLQRPDVDVTVVAPTGIEAYNPARRARVVATASVAEGPADRDWLGAWVVASREHMAAADRDTAPSLDDGHSNDPAARARFARAEFAAVRAPIDRRMLAEELWRVTWPHDRLVLAASRLIRVADAFVAGKKIPVHANRGLAGIDGTIATAHGIASVQQKDGMPGVTRVLVGDLALLHDAGSLLGGHGEAWPRLQVIVGNDGGGTIFDDLEVAKSAERDVFDRVQYTPHGVDVAALAQAYGWDHVRAQTRADLDQALTTPRDAPVIIEVPLER encoded by the coding sequence ATGCCTGACGAGCCGTCCGTCTCAGACGAGGGCCGCTCTGAACCGAACGCGGCTGGCGACAGCATCCTCGCCTCGAACCAGGCGCCGGCGACGACGTACGCACTCGCGCTGCTGAACGCACTCGCGCAGCACGGTCTGACCGACGTTGTTGTGTGCCCCGGGTCACGGTCGCAAGCGCTCGCGCTCGCGGCGGCGGCACTGGAGCAGGCCGAAGTCCTGCGCGTGCACGTGCGCATCGATGAGCGCTCGGCCGCGTTCTTCGCGCTCGGCCTCGGCGTCGAGTCGGGGCACGCTGCCGCGGTCGTGACCACGAGCGGGTCTGCCGTGGCGCACCTGCATCCCGCGGTTCTCGAGGCGCATCATTCGGGTGTTCCGCTGCTGCTGGTCACGGCCGATCGCCCGGAGGAGCTGCGCGGGATTCGCAGCAACCAGACCACCGTGCAGCCGGGCATTTTCGGCGGCGCCGTGCGGTTCGAGCGCGATGTCGCCGCGCCGGTCGGGACGCCGCACGAGATCGAGCGGGCCGCGGCGCTGGCACGTGAGGCGATGCGCGCCGCCAACGGCCGAGGCGTCGCCGGGTCAGGACCCGTGCACCTGAACGTCGCTTTTCGTGAACCGCTGTCGTCGTCGCTCTCGGAGACGGACGTGGCGGAGGAGCTGGCTGATGCAACGGGCGCCGATTCGCGTGCCGTTTTTGGCGGCGTGAGCACCGACGATGCCACACAAAGTGGCACACGAACGCCGGAAGCAGAAGCGCCCCGCCCCTCCACCAGCGCGAGGTTCGAGCGGCCGAGCGTGACACTCGACCGGGGCCCGCGAACCGTCGTGATTGCCGGACACGGCGCGGGGCCCGCCGCAGAAGAACTCGCGCACGCCGGCTCCTGGCCGCTCATCGCAGAGGTCACAAGCGGGGCTCGTTTCGGTCGCAATCTCGTTGTGCCGTACCGCGAGCTGCTGCGCGACGTTCGCCTCGGCGGGCGCATCGAGCGTGCCGTCGTGTTCGGCCACCCGACGCTCAGCCGCGAGGTGCCGGCGCTGCTGCAGCGGCCGGACGTCGACGTGACGGTCGTCGCGCCGACGGGCATTGAGGCGTACAACCCTGCGCGGCGCGCTCGCGTCGTCGCGACAGCATCCGTCGCCGAAGGCCCTGCAGACCGGGACTGGCTTGGAGCGTGGGTGGTCGCATCGCGCGAACACATGGCCGCGGCCGACCGCGACACGGCACCGTCACTGGACGACGGCCACTCGAACGATCCCGCAGCACGCGCCCGCTTCGCCCGCGCAGAATTCGCTGCCGTGCGCGCTCCGATCGACAGGCGGATGCTGGCCGAAGAGCTGTGGCGTGTGACGTGGCCGCACGATCGTCTCGTGCTCGCGGCATCCCGCCTGATTCGCGTCGCCGACGCCTTCGTCGCGGGAAAGAAGATCCCCGTGCACGCGAACCGCGGTCTCGCCGGCATCGACGGCACGATCGCCACGGCGCACGGCATCGCGTCGGTGCAGCAGAAAGACGGGATGCCGGGCGTCACACGCGTGCTTGTCGGCGACCTCGCGCTCCTGCACGATGCAGGCTCACTGCTCGGTGGTCACGGCGAGGCCTGGCCGCGACTGCAGGTCATCGTTGGCAACGACGGCGGCGGAACGATCTTCGATGATCTCGAGGTTGCGAAGTCCGCCGAGCGCGACGTGTTCGATCGCGTGCAGTACACGCCGCACGGCGTCGACGTAGCCGCGCTCGCGCAGGCGTACGGGTGGGACCACGTGCGTGCACAGACCCGCGCAGACCTCGATCAGGCGCTCACGACGCCGCGCGATGCCCCGGTGATCATCGAGGTTCCGCTCGAGCGCTGA
- a CDS encoding alpha/beta hydrolase, whose product MVTWEPDILGERFERATLPLAPDPQGDVVATLVRTRRSRWQRLTASVKNLSDVDVLYVHGWVDYFFQRHVAEAWEETGARFHALDLRKYGRSLREHQTPGYISDLETYDEDIEGALHAMGHGKGQRPTRRLFIMAHSTGGLTMSLWVHRNPGRAHALVLNSPWLEFQIGGIGREALTPLLEIGARITPLRSLPQVDYGFYTRTISDQFEGEWHIDPRWRPERGFATHTAWLAAIFAAQRKVASGLSIDIPVLVLLSSASTISRTWAEPMRTTDIVLNVDEVAQRVPRLGNAVTLIRVEGAIHDVTLSAPPVRQRVKLELQRWLAGYGREW is encoded by the coding sequence ATGGTGACGTGGGAGCCGGATATTCTCGGAGAACGCTTCGAGCGCGCGACGCTGCCTCTTGCTCCTGACCCGCAAGGAGACGTGGTTGCGACGCTTGTGAGAACGCGGCGTTCGCGCTGGCAGCGGCTGACAGCATCCGTCAAGAATCTCTCGGACGTCGACGTGCTCTACGTGCACGGCTGGGTCGACTACTTCTTTCAGCGTCATGTTGCCGAAGCATGGGAAGAGACCGGCGCGCGCTTTCATGCGCTCGACCTGCGAAAGTACGGCCGCAGCCTGCGCGAGCACCAGACGCCGGGCTACATCAGCGACCTCGAGACCTACGACGAAGACATCGAGGGGGCGCTACACGCGATGGGGCACGGCAAGGGCCAGCGGCCGACGCGACGCCTGTTCATCATGGCGCACTCCACGGGCGGGCTCACGATGAGCCTGTGGGTGCATCGGAACCCCGGTCGCGCTCACGCGCTCGTGCTCAACAGCCCGTGGCTCGAGTTTCAGATCGGCGGCATCGGCCGCGAGGCGCTCACGCCGCTTCTCGAGATCGGCGCGCGCATTACGCCGCTGCGATCGCTGCCTCAAGTGGACTACGGCTTCTACACGCGAACGATCTCTGACCAGTTCGAGGGGGAGTGGCACATCGACCCGCGTTGGCGGCCCGAGCGCGGCTTTGCGACGCACACCGCGTGGCTCGCGGCGATCTTTGCGGCGCAGCGCAAAGTCGCATCCGGTCTCTCGATCGATATTCCCGTGCTCGTGCTGCTCTCGTCGGCATCGACGATCTCGCGCACGTGGGCGGAACCCATGCGCACGACAGATATCGTGCTCAATGTCGACGAAGTCGCGCAGCGGGTTCCGCGGCTGGGCAACGCCGTCACGCTCATTCGGGTGGAGGGGGCGATCCACGATGTCACGCTCTCGGCGCCGCCGGTGCGGCAACGGGTGAAGCTCGAGCTTCAGCGCTGGCTCGCCGGGTATGGGCGAGAGTGGTGA
- a CDS encoding TetR family transcriptional regulator encodes MAETAATARGRATRQRVLDAATEEFARYGLAGARVDRIAANARTNKAQLYVYFGSKEALFDDVVHESMQHMLSTVPISADDLADWAVRLYDEYLERPDLIRLATWARLERRPEGHLRDDADRLDATKLDVIGAAQRSGEITAAASAFDVMAMVIAMSMAWSPVSNVYAATAREGDGVHAGRREFLRTVVERAVAP; translated from the coding sequence ATGGCGGAAACAGCGGCGACGGCGCGGGGGCGCGCGACACGGCAACGGGTGTTGGATGCTGCGACTGAAGAGTTCGCGCGATACGGTCTTGCGGGCGCACGCGTCGATCGGATCGCCGCAAACGCCCGCACGAACAAGGCGCAGCTTTATGTGTACTTCGGCAGCAAGGAGGCACTGTTCGACGACGTCGTGCACGAGTCGATGCAGCACATGCTCTCGACTGTGCCGATTTCGGCGGACGATCTCGCAGACTGGGCAGTGAGACTGTATGACGAATATCTCGAGCGCCCTGATCTCATTCGCCTCGCCACATGGGCTCGTCTCGAGCGGCGACCCGAGGGGCACCTTCGTGACGACGCTGATCGGCTTGACGCGACAAAGCTCGACGTGATCGGGGCTGCCCAACGGTCTGGCGAGATCACCGCTGCCGCCTCGGCTTTCGATGTGATGGCCATGGTGATCGCCATGTCGATGGCGTGGTCACCTGTGAGCAATGTCTATGCGGCGACCGCGCGCGAGGGCGACGGTGTTCACGCTGGACGACGAGAGTTTCTGCGCACGGTGGTGGAGCGCGCCGTCGCACCGTGA